A genomic segment from Corylus avellana chromosome ca5, CavTom2PMs-1.0 encodes:
- the LOC132182837 gene encoding uncharacterized protein LOC132182837 isoform X2, with translation METTQNTVELNLVNRKKRRRGSRKKKSNAQQNSGQVQEQPEEGCLTGTNDMNITPTPILSNERNSGEKVLSLATDETNSFSLTNALPHLSHDNCKVLINANSFSMTKSEVQDTVLGVDSTICPSFPRIEQNGMETSQNLVEVNLVTRKKRRRGNRKKKTKTPQNSGQAQELPEQGCLTSTNDMNIMPTPILSNERNSEEKVVLLGTDEINSFSVTNSSQSLSLDTYKVFTNASSSSMARSEEQGTILGVDLPLCLPFARSEQTGMETIQNPVVVNRVSQKKSRKRQKKKTKALHNNEQAEKLPEDGRVTSTNHMNIMSMPLLSDERNTEEKVTFWGTGENSFSVNNSSLCLSHESSKVVSNTDSIPMTKSEMQHTNLGVDSTMCPPFATIEQMGMETAKNPVEVNMVMKKKTRRRSRKKKSNTVVNIHQVPEEGSLTGADCVNTMSTPCLLNVKNSKDKVVLSGAAESKQVCLAVANEEDNTSKVSHISLVRAHVGHSKKKLLILDINGLLADIIRPPPKKYKSDINIAGRAIFKRPFCLDFLKFCFERFEVGVWSSRSKKILERVIDYLMGDMKHKLLLCWDLSHCTATKCKTLEDKHKPIVFKELRKIWEKHDPSLPWEKGCYNESNTLLLDDSPYKALLNPKMYGAPQYK, from the exons ATGGAGACAACCCAAAATACTGTGGAACTGAATCTggtgaatagaaaaaaaaggagaagggGAAGTCGGAAGAAGAAGTCTAATGCACAGCAAAATAGTGGACAAGTTCAAGAGCAGCCGGAGGAAGGCTGCCTGACCGGCACCAATGATATGAATATCACTCCAACACCAATTCTATCAAATGAAAGAAACAGTGGAGAAAAAGTTCTTTCATTGGCTACTGATGAAACTAATTCTTTTTCACTGACCAATGCTTTGCCACATCTATCACATGACAATTGTAAGGTCCTCATAAATGCAAATTCTTTTTCAATGACCAAGAGTGAAGTGCAAGATACCGTCTTAGGAGtggattcaacaatatgccctTCTTTTCCTAGGATTGAACAGAATGGCATGGAAACAAGCCAAAATCTTGTGGAAGTGAATCTGGTGACgaggaagaaaaggagaaggGGCAATCGGAAGAAGAAGACCAAGACACCGCAAAATAGTGGACAAGCTCAAGAGCTGCCAGAGCAAGGCTGCCTGACTAGCACCAATGATATGAATATCATGCCAACACCAATTCTATCAAATGAAAGAAACAGTGAAGAAAAAGTTGTTTTGTTGGGTACTGATgaaattaattctttttctgTGACTAATTCTTCACAAAGTCTGTCACTTGACACATATAAGGTCTTTACCAATGCTAGTTCTTCTTCAATGGCCAGGAGTGAAGAGCAAGGTACTATCTTAGGTGTAGATTTACCATTGTGCCTTCCCTTTGCTAGATCTGAACAGACGGGCATGGAAACAATCCAAAATCCTGTAGTAGTGAATCGGGTGAGTCAAAAGAAATCTAGAAAACGTCAGAAAAAGAAGACTAAGGCACTGCATAATAATGAACAAGCTGAAAAGCTGCCAGAGGATGGTCGTGTAACTAGCACCAATCATATGAATATTATGTCAATGCCACTTCTATCAGATGAAAGAAATACTGAAGAAAAAGTTACTTTTTGGGGTACTGGTGAAAACTCTTTTTCAGTGAACAATTCTTCATTATGTCTATCACATGAAAGTTCTAAGGTTGTCAGTAATACTGATTCTATTCCAATGACCAAGAGTGAGATGCAACATACTAACTTAGGagtagattcaacaatgtgccCTCCCTTTGCTACAATTGAACAGATGGGCATGGAAACAGCCAAAAATCCTGTGGAAGTGAATATggtgatgaaaaagaaaacaaggagGAGAAGTCGAAAGAAGAAGTCTAATACTGTCGTCAATATTCATCAGGTGCCCGAGGAAGGTTCCCTGACTGGCGCTGATTGTGTGAATACTATGTCAACCCCTTGTCTATTGAATGTAAAAAATAGTAAAGACAAAGTTGTTTTATCAGGTGCTGCTGAAAGTAAACAAGTCTGTCTTGCTGTTGCCAATGAAGAGGATAACACCTCAAAGGTTTCTCATATTTCTCTTGTAAGAGCACATGTTGGTCATTCGAAGAAAAAACTTCTTATTCTTGACATAAATGGGCTGCTTGCGGATATAATTCGTCCACCTCCGAAGAAATACAAATCAGACATAAACATTGCAGGACGTGCAA ttttcaagAGGCCCTTCTGCCTTGATTTCCTGAAGTTCTGCTTTGAGAGATTTGAAGTGGGTGTGTGGTCGTCAAGATCCAA GAAAATTTTGGAAAGAGTGATTGACTATTTGATGGGAGATATGAAGCACAAGCTGCTACTTTGTTGG GATCTATCTCACTGCACCGCTACAAAGTGCAAGACTCTTGAAGACAAGCATAAGCCCATAGTTTTTAAGGAATTGaggaaaatttgggaaaaacaTGACCCTAGTCTTCCGTGGGAGAAGGGATGCTACAATGAGTCAAATACATTGTTGTTGGATGATTCCCCATACAAAGCCTTGCTTAATCCT AAAATGTATGGTGCCCCACAATATAAATAG
- the LOC132182407 gene encoding putative methylesterase 11, chloroplastic translates to MGNLCACLAPKTVNKKKTTKRLANQPPLASNSSNRWTRIRSSRKEKFDDALIQEQALAAAATIILQQHNGALPFDRSASLRYPNSGSKKSNQLPRSSSSRARSLTDPLLQPQQLVNQDIKLDDLETSRFVLVHGGGFGAWCWYKTIALLEEGGFKVSAIDLTGSGIHTFDTNNITSLSQYVKPLTDFLEKLAEGEKVILVGHDFGGACISYAMESFPFKISKAIFIAATMLTNGQSTLDMFSKQAGSNDLMRQAQVFLYANGNDHPPTAIDLNKSLLRDLLFNQSPAKVHFYFYELYY, encoded by the exons ATGGGCAACCTTTGTGCCTGCCTCGCACCCAAGACAGTGAACAAGAAGAAAACCACAAAGCGGCTTGCGAACCAACCACCGCTCGCCTCCAACTCCAGCAATCGCTGGACCCGAATCCGATCCTCACGTAAAGAGAAATTCGACGACGCTTTAATTCAAGAACAAGCTCTAGCCGCCGCCGCCACCATCATCTTACAACAGCACAACGGTGCTCTGCCCTTCGATCGGTCCGCTTCGCTTCGCTATCCGAACTCGGGGTCCAAGAAGAGCAACCAGCTGCCCCGGAGTTCGAGCTCAAGGGCCAGGTCACTCACAGACCCTTTGCTACAGCCTCAGCAGCTTGTTAATCAG GACATCAAGCTTGATGATCTAGAAACCAGCCGTTTTGTGCTTGTTCATGGAGGTGGCTTTGGTGCTTGGTGTTGGTATAAAACTATAGCACTTCTAGAAGAAGGTGGTTTCAAAGTATCTGCTATAGACTTAACTGGTTCTGGGATTCATACATTTGATACGAACAACATTACAAGTCTTTCGCAATATGTGAAGCCACTTACTGATTTTCTTGAAAAACTTGCTGAGGGCGAGAAG GTCATCTTGGTGGGACATGATTTTGGTGGTGCATGTATATCATATGCAATGGAgtcttttccttttaaaatttcaaaggCTATTTTTATTGCTGCAACTATGTTGACTAATGGACAAAGTACTCTTGATATGTTTTCCAAACAG GCAGGTTCAAATGATCTAATGCGACAGGCTCAGGTATTTTTATATGCAAATGGGAATGATCACCCTCCAACTGCTATTGATTtaaataaatcattgttgaGGGATTTGTTATTCAACCAAAGTCCGGCCAaggtacatttttatttttatgaattatatTACTAA
- the LOC132182837 gene encoding uncharacterized protein LOC132182837 isoform X3, protein METTQNTVELNLVNRKKRRRGSRKKKSNAQQNSGQVQEQPEEGCLTGTNDMNITPTPILSNERNSGEKVLSLATDETNSFSLTNALPHLSHDNCKVLINANSFSMTKSEVQDTVLGVDSTICPSFPRIEQNGMETSQNLVEVNLVTRKKRRRGNRKKKTKTPQNSGQAQELPEQGCLTSTNDMNIMPTPILSNERNSEEKVVLLGTDEINSFSVTNSSQSLSLDTYKVFTNASSSSMARSEEQGTILGVDLPLCLPFARSEQTGMETIQNPVVVNRVSQKKSRKRQKKKTKALHNNEQAEKLPEDGRVTSTNHMNIMSMPLLSDERNTEEKVTFWGTGENSFSVNNSSLCLSHESSKVVSNTDSIPMTKSEMQHTNLGVDSTMCPPFATIEQMGMETAKNPVEVNMVMKKKTRRRSRKKKSNTVVNIHQVPEEGSLTGADCVNTMSTPCLLNVKNSKDKVVLSGAAESKQVCLAVANEEDNTSKVSHISLVRAHVGHSKKKLLILDINGLLADIIRPPPKKYKSDINIAGRAIFKRPFCLDFLKFCFERFEVGVWSSRSKIYLTAPLQSARLLKTSISP, encoded by the exons ATGGAGACAACCCAAAATACTGTGGAACTGAATCTggtgaatagaaaaaaaaggagaagggGAAGTCGGAAGAAGAAGTCTAATGCACAGCAAAATAGTGGACAAGTTCAAGAGCAGCCGGAGGAAGGCTGCCTGACCGGCACCAATGATATGAATATCACTCCAACACCAATTCTATCAAATGAAAGAAACAGTGGAGAAAAAGTTCTTTCATTGGCTACTGATGAAACTAATTCTTTTTCACTGACCAATGCTTTGCCACATCTATCACATGACAATTGTAAGGTCCTCATAAATGCAAATTCTTTTTCAATGACCAAGAGTGAAGTGCAAGATACCGTCTTAGGAGtggattcaacaatatgccctTCTTTTCCTAGGATTGAACAGAATGGCATGGAAACAAGCCAAAATCTTGTGGAAGTGAATCTGGTGACgaggaagaaaaggagaaggGGCAATCGGAAGAAGAAGACCAAGACACCGCAAAATAGTGGACAAGCTCAAGAGCTGCCAGAGCAAGGCTGCCTGACTAGCACCAATGATATGAATATCATGCCAACACCAATTCTATCAAATGAAAGAAACAGTGAAGAAAAAGTTGTTTTGTTGGGTACTGATgaaattaattctttttctgTGACTAATTCTTCACAAAGTCTGTCACTTGACACATATAAGGTCTTTACCAATGCTAGTTCTTCTTCAATGGCCAGGAGTGAAGAGCAAGGTACTATCTTAGGTGTAGATTTACCATTGTGCCTTCCCTTTGCTAGATCTGAACAGACGGGCATGGAAACAATCCAAAATCCTGTAGTAGTGAATCGGGTGAGTCAAAAGAAATCTAGAAAACGTCAGAAAAAGAAGACTAAGGCACTGCATAATAATGAACAAGCTGAAAAGCTGCCAGAGGATGGTCGTGTAACTAGCACCAATCATATGAATATTATGTCAATGCCACTTCTATCAGATGAAAGAAATACTGAAGAAAAAGTTACTTTTTGGGGTACTGGTGAAAACTCTTTTTCAGTGAACAATTCTTCATTATGTCTATCACATGAAAGTTCTAAGGTTGTCAGTAATACTGATTCTATTCCAATGACCAAGAGTGAGATGCAACATACTAACTTAGGagtagattcaacaatgtgccCTCCCTTTGCTACAATTGAACAGATGGGCATGGAAACAGCCAAAAATCCTGTGGAAGTGAATATggtgatgaaaaagaaaacaaggagGAGAAGTCGAAAGAAGAAGTCTAATACTGTCGTCAATATTCATCAGGTGCCCGAGGAAGGTTCCCTGACTGGCGCTGATTGTGTGAATACTATGTCAACCCCTTGTCTATTGAATGTAAAAAATAGTAAAGACAAAGTTGTTTTATCAGGTGCTGCTGAAAGTAAACAAGTCTGTCTTGCTGTTGCCAATGAAGAGGATAACACCTCAAAGGTTTCTCATATTTCTCTTGTAAGAGCACATGTTGGTCATTCGAAGAAAAAACTTCTTATTCTTGACATAAATGGGCTGCTTGCGGATATAATTCGTCCACCTCCGAAGAAATACAAATCAGACATAAACATTGCAGGACGTGCAA ttttcaagAGGCCCTTCTGCCTTGATTTCCTGAAGTTCTGCTTTGAGAGATTTGAAGTGGGTGTGTGGTCGTCAAGATCCAA GATCTATCTCACTGCACCGCTACAAAGTGCAAGACTCTTGAAGACAAGCATAAGCCCATAG
- the LOC132182837 gene encoding uncharacterized protein LOC132182837 isoform X1: METTQNTVELNLVNRKKRRRGSRKKKSNAQQNSGQVQEQPEEGCLTGTNDMNITPTPILSNERNSGEKVLSLATDETNSFSLTNALPHLSHDNCKVLINANSFSMTKSEVQDTVLGVDSTICPSFPRIEQNGMETSQNLVEVNLVTRKKRRRGNRKKKTKTPQNSGQAQELPEQGCLTSTNDMNIMPTPILSNERNSEEKVVLLGTDEINSFSVTNSSQSLSLDTYKVFTNASSSSMARSEEQGTILGVDLPLCLPFARSEQTGMETIQNPVVVNRVSQKKSRKRQKKKTKALHNNEQAEKLPEDGRVTSTNHMNIMSMPLLSDERNTEEKVTFWGTGENSFSVNNSSLCLSHESSKVVSNTDSIPMTKSEMQHTNLGVDSTMCPPFATIEQMGMETAKNPVEVNMVMKKKTRRRSRKKKSNTVVNIHQVPEEGSLTGADCVNTMSTPCLLNVKNSKDKVVLSGAAESKQVCLAVANEEDNTSKVSHISLVRAHVGHSKKKLLILDINGLLADIIRPPPKKYKSDINIAGRAIFKRPFCLDFLKFCFERFEVGVWSSRSKKILERVIDYLMGDMKHKLLLCWDLSHCTATKCKTLEDKHKPIVFKELRKIWEKHDPSLPWEKGCYNESNTLLLDDSPYKALLNPLHTAIFPYSYKFLKKRDNSLGSCGDLRVYLEGFAVAENTQMYVKRNPFGQRHITKRSKSWDFYQKAISSLKSSQTTG, translated from the exons ATGGAGACAACCCAAAATACTGTGGAACTGAATCTggtgaatagaaaaaaaaggagaagggGAAGTCGGAAGAAGAAGTCTAATGCACAGCAAAATAGTGGACAAGTTCAAGAGCAGCCGGAGGAAGGCTGCCTGACCGGCACCAATGATATGAATATCACTCCAACACCAATTCTATCAAATGAAAGAAACAGTGGAGAAAAAGTTCTTTCATTGGCTACTGATGAAACTAATTCTTTTTCACTGACCAATGCTTTGCCACATCTATCACATGACAATTGTAAGGTCCTCATAAATGCAAATTCTTTTTCAATGACCAAGAGTGAAGTGCAAGATACCGTCTTAGGAGtggattcaacaatatgccctTCTTTTCCTAGGATTGAACAGAATGGCATGGAAACAAGCCAAAATCTTGTGGAAGTGAATCTGGTGACgaggaagaaaaggagaaggGGCAATCGGAAGAAGAAGACCAAGACACCGCAAAATAGTGGACAAGCTCAAGAGCTGCCAGAGCAAGGCTGCCTGACTAGCACCAATGATATGAATATCATGCCAACACCAATTCTATCAAATGAAAGAAACAGTGAAGAAAAAGTTGTTTTGTTGGGTACTGATgaaattaattctttttctgTGACTAATTCTTCACAAAGTCTGTCACTTGACACATATAAGGTCTTTACCAATGCTAGTTCTTCTTCAATGGCCAGGAGTGAAGAGCAAGGTACTATCTTAGGTGTAGATTTACCATTGTGCCTTCCCTTTGCTAGATCTGAACAGACGGGCATGGAAACAATCCAAAATCCTGTAGTAGTGAATCGGGTGAGTCAAAAGAAATCTAGAAAACGTCAGAAAAAGAAGACTAAGGCACTGCATAATAATGAACAAGCTGAAAAGCTGCCAGAGGATGGTCGTGTAACTAGCACCAATCATATGAATATTATGTCAATGCCACTTCTATCAGATGAAAGAAATACTGAAGAAAAAGTTACTTTTTGGGGTACTGGTGAAAACTCTTTTTCAGTGAACAATTCTTCATTATGTCTATCACATGAAAGTTCTAAGGTTGTCAGTAATACTGATTCTATTCCAATGACCAAGAGTGAGATGCAACATACTAACTTAGGagtagattcaacaatgtgccCTCCCTTTGCTACAATTGAACAGATGGGCATGGAAACAGCCAAAAATCCTGTGGAAGTGAATATggtgatgaaaaagaaaacaaggagGAGAAGTCGAAAGAAGAAGTCTAATACTGTCGTCAATATTCATCAGGTGCCCGAGGAAGGTTCCCTGACTGGCGCTGATTGTGTGAATACTATGTCAACCCCTTGTCTATTGAATGTAAAAAATAGTAAAGACAAAGTTGTTTTATCAGGTGCTGCTGAAAGTAAACAAGTCTGTCTTGCTGTTGCCAATGAAGAGGATAACACCTCAAAGGTTTCTCATATTTCTCTTGTAAGAGCACATGTTGGTCATTCGAAGAAAAAACTTCTTATTCTTGACATAAATGGGCTGCTTGCGGATATAATTCGTCCACCTCCGAAGAAATACAAATCAGACATAAACATTGCAGGACGTGCAA ttttcaagAGGCCCTTCTGCCTTGATTTCCTGAAGTTCTGCTTTGAGAGATTTGAAGTGGGTGTGTGGTCGTCAAGATCCAA GAAAATTTTGGAAAGAGTGATTGACTATTTGATGGGAGATATGAAGCACAAGCTGCTACTTTGTTGG GATCTATCTCACTGCACCGCTACAAAGTGCAAGACTCTTGAAGACAAGCATAAGCCCATAGTTTTTAAGGAATTGaggaaaatttgggaaaaacaTGACCCTAGTCTTCCGTGGGAGAAGGGATGCTACAATGAGTCAAATACATTGTTGTTGGATGATTCCCCATACAAAGCCTTGCTTAATCCT CTGCACACTGCAATCTTCCCTTATTCGTACAAGTTTCTGAAAAAGCGCGATAATTCATTAG GTTCTTGTGGTGATCTTCGTGTATATCTGGAGGGATTTGCTGTGGCTGAAAATACACAGATGTATGTAAAGCGAAACCCGTTTGGTCAAAGACATATCACTAAGAGAAGTAAATCTTGGGACTTTTACCAGAAGGCTATCAGTTCGTTGAAATCCTCACAGACCACAGGATAA